CAATTCGGAGACTGTCGGGCCACTAGTACTCGCTGGTTGCTCTGCCTTTACTGCGTGAAACCGTGCCTGGTCTTGAGGCTCAGAAATACTTTCCTGATCCGTCAGGTGAGCATCAGCCTGTGTTTTTAGCACAGGCATCTCCGCATCGCTTTCAATCGCTGGCATGTAAGCCGCATCACCCATCAACTCCGCCCCGTCTTTCGTCGACTTGTGGTGCTGAGATCGAAGGCTTGGCAGTCCAACTGCTTCTTTGAACCTTCCAAATCCGATTCGTGCGTCCGACACCTTGCCACTAACACCCCTTCGAACCATGCGACTGAGGTTCTGATCCTTTTCGTCCGGTGCCGCCCCCGTGTCTGGCTGCCTCCACGGACGGTCTGAGCCTTGCAAGGATCGGTCACCAGCCAGATCTTCGTATGAATGGCGTTTCCTACTTGTCCAAACATAGTTGCCCTGTTCATCCCTGTTGAACATCATGTCCGCAGCAGGCTGATCATGAGCGAAGCCATCACCAAGCCCACTCTTACGTGGCTTCCCTCTCCACAGCCACTTTGCTCTCTCACCCGTAACTAGCGATGCGAAATCGTCCAGCTCCAGGGTCTCAATATCGGCGATGCCACCTTTTTCACGTCCCCGTACCATACCCATGACCATCTCACCCCCATGTCCGCTCAATTCAGCCATCGTTGACTTGACAGCATCCGTCCAGCCTTCTGCATTCGCCGCCTTGGCAGTTACACGGTGAAGCCGATCGAGCGTTTGACGGTCCAGTCTGCGTGTCCGTTCCATCTTCTGTGACTTTTGAAAGCTCTCGATTGCCCTCTTAAGACTGCGTATATCGAAGGCGTCTTTTCCTACCGGGGCACCGAAGGCATGAAGCCGATTTCGAGCTCCCATGAATGTGCCCAGCAACGCCGCTACAGTTGTCGGCCCTAATACGCCGTCACTTGGTTCGATGTTGTATAGATCAATCCCAAACTCGGTCCACCAATCATTGATCGCAGTCTCGGTAACATCGCAGAGCAGCCCATCCACGTATTCAGGTGCCAAGAGACCAAACATTGACAGCGCAATCTGGCATTGTTTGACGAGCTCCATTACAGCAGAATACACAGGTACTCGCTCGCTCGTTCGATAGAGTTGATAAAACTTTGCCACGGTCGCAGGTGAAGGAGGTTGTAGCTTTAGGCCGGCCCGGCCGGCGCAGGAGAGCCGTTTCAGGTTCTCATTGACGATAAAATCTTCCTTGTGTCGGAGTATGTCACCGTCGGGGACTGGGATGACCGTCAGCGCAGACGGAAACGAGCTCAGGTCAGTTACCATGACAGTGCCCAGAGGTGTATTTTTCGTTCGTGCTTGACATTGCGTGACGGCGTTGAAGTACAGTTTCAAACGCGGAGACCAGGAGCTTTCGTCAGTTGGGACGCTGAGGACTCCCACCAAGACCTTGTGCGAAGGATCGCCCGTATAAGTTGTAATCACAAATGTGGGGTGTACCCTTGAACAAGCCCATTGCTCAACAATGTATATCTCGTAACCCTCCAGGATGAGGCGTCGATGCAGCACAACTGTTGCAggatcttcctccagatatCGAAGGGCCACAGGATCAGTGAATACAAGTTTCTGATGACCGTGCAACGGTGATGCCTCCATGGGTCCGTTCGTATGCGAGCAGGGATTAGAATCACGTTGGATTGCCACAGGAGGCGCAGCCTGTGCGCTGGTAACAGCCGGTGGCATTCTGTCAGCGTGGTATTATCGCATTAGTGGTAACGACTGTGGCATATCCAgagctgcttgctggtgtCTTCAGATTGATCGTCGATTTGACGTGTTTAAAGTATTGAGACCAAGCTCAGAAATGAGGGGATGAAATGTTGACCCTCCTGGGGTCTCCTAGCTTTGTTGGCCGCGTAAGGAAGGAGCTTGACATATCCGGAAAAAAAACTAAGTATCTGTAATCTCAAACAGGAGTAGAACTTTTATTAATTTGCCGTAACATCGTCACAAGTAGGAGCTCAAATGTGGAGTTGGGAAAGAGAGTTGCAAGAAAAACAGTTGACTGGAACAGCGACGTCACAGTATTCTGGAAGCGGTGAGTGGGTGGAGGGTGAGAGTGCCCCTGATACCAGCGCTAAGTCTACCTTGctatggagtacggagttCCTCCGTACCAACATAATAAATCTGGGGAATCCGGTTGGCCTTTTTATACTCCAGGCTAATGGAAAAGGATGAGTACTGCTATCTTGTTTCAAACGTGAGGAAACATAGCACCTAGTCTGAGAGGCCCAGCGAGCGACGTCTTCAATGTCGAGACCACAACAGTTTCAAGTGTATTGAAAATATCCCCAAGAATTCCCGCACTTGATCCTTACACTAAGAGACCACTCTATTTCGATTCTACAGGGACCAATATCAACCGATATCGGCAAATCTCTTCTCCACCGACCTCCACAAGGGAAGCAAACAGCGATGAAAAGACCGATATTTCGAGCATCCGACAAGCAGAATGACTCAAAAACTGACACCAAGACTTAGGATGTCAGGGCAACTTTTTTTCAAAAATTCCCAGCCGATCCGAAGACCAACTGAAGCGGTCAACAGGTAGTTTTCAACTAGCAAAAACACGGTCTCGGATGTCTCCTCACTGACACGTGTAAAACCCGTGCACcaggatggagaagaaaagaagaaaaaaatTCAAAGTCAAGGGGGAGCTGCCAGGTTATATACCTTTGCCAAGGCCCACTACTTGCGCTAGCGTAAGCGAGGCTTTCCCCTTGGGTGGCAGCGGTTATGATTGGCAGTGATACTTTCCTTACTACGGGATCAAGCATTTTACGTAAGCAATCGAATATTCGCGGCCTTCTGTTAAAGAGGTACGAGGGAAGGCATTACAATAAGCGTAGAGCGAGGCCTTTGCGACATAAGGCCCGAATATAGACTCCAAGGGATGATCAGAATTTGGAGGAGCGAGCCTTTCTGCCTATAAAGTACTGGTGCACGGAGTATTGTTCGAAGTTGTCTTTGCTACCTAGGTGCGCATTAAAGTGGACTACGTACTACCACTCCACATGGGGGCTTTTTGCAACAGCTCTTCGGAGTACCAGTATTAGTCGGAATAGGAAATGCTCTAAGCCATCTATTGTTTCAACATGAGTTGGAGACTGCTCCGAATTACTTGGATTAACAGTATCACTTTCATATTCCAGTTGGTTCACAAAGTACTTCATGAAACCCCGCAGCATCATACCGTGACCATACTCCTAGTTATTGAATGATACCCGCGAAGAGGGGTAACAAAGCATTATTGGAGAACACGTGATGTCCCATGTCCCATGTCGTAATGGAACTGTCGGTCGCCGATAGCTTATCGAACCTACCTCACCATAACCTGACTTGTCGGTCCTGATTCTTTAATCTACTCTTTCAGAGACTCTCATTACATCAACCAAAGTCATCGGCTGGGCACTATCCGAGTCACCCATATGGCTATCGCCGTCGTCGTACTAGAATAGCGGAAATCACCCTACTCCGCTTTCAAGCGCCATATCCCAGTCACCCCAGAGCCGTCATGGATCTTGTTCGGAAGGAGCATGAACGGCTCACTAAGAGGCTGAAGGCTTCTCAAAATATTAAAAATGTGCAAGACACAATAGATCTAATTCAAGCAGCGCGAGACACAATCGCCTCTGGTTCGTGCCTCTTCGTCCGTCGGTCGGCGGCCATTTGGTCGTTTAGCAGTGTTTATTGACTGATCGTTGTATAGATCCAGGCCAAGCATCCATGACTCTAGCAAAGCTCCAAAATTCAGTTAAGTCATCATTCGACGCAATCAATGACAACCTCAAGGAACACCACAGCGCTCTGAACAAGTACAGCAAAGCACTAGATAAGGTCTTGTCTCCGAGTCATTTCTACATATTTGGTGCTCTCGAAACTGACACTGTGGCAGCTCTTCAAAGATAAGCCACTTCCGAGCACCGAGCATGATGCTCTATCTTCTAGAGAGCATCTCATCAACCGCGCAATCGCGATGCACCTGTTACGAGAGGGACAGTTCTCTGTAGCCGCAACCTTCCTTTCCGAAATAGCCGAAAAGAAAGCTTCGACGCGAGAGAACGATATGGATACGGATGGCCCAGACGCCGCTAAGAGTCTTCTCGATATCGACGATGTTCCTTCGGACGAAGTTCGCAAACAATTCGCAACCATGTATCACATACTACatgagatgaaggagaacaATAACTTGCTTCCGGCTATACAATGGTCAAGGGAAAACAAAGAATCTCTGGAGGCACGAGGCAGTAACCTTGAATTCGAACTGTGCCGGTTACAGTTCGTCTGGCTCTTTCATGGCGGACAAGGCCCTGCTGTCGCTGGCCCACAGGCTGCATTGGAGTACGCCCGGCGCGAATTCCATGTTTTTCTCCCCAGGTACTTGGTGGAAATTCAGCAGCTGATGGGGGCAATGGCGTTTTCTCCAAACCTCCAAGAGTCGCCTTATCGGAATATTTTCGACAATCCGTCGGCATGGTCTGATGTGGCGCAATCTTTCACTCGGGAGTTCTGCTCACTGCTGGGTTTGTCTGCGGATTCGCCCCTATACATTGCCGCTACTGCCGGTGCGATTGCGCTACCCACTCTGTTGAAATTGCAGACAATTATGAAAGCAAAGAGGACAGAGTGGACCACGCAAAACGAACTTCCGGTAAGTCGAGTCACAGCTGTCCGGTTCATCCTATCATGTCCAGGGATCTATAGTTGACATACTTTATAGGTCGAGATTCCACTTCCACCCTCTTACCTATTCCATTCGATCTTTGTCTGTCCGGTCTCCAAGGAACAGTCTACAGACGAGAATCCcccgatgatgatgccttGTGGTCATGTTATTGCAGAAGAGTCGTTGAAACGACTTTGCAAGGGCACAAGATTCAAATGTCCTTATTGTCCCAATGAGAGCCATCCGCGAGAGGCAAGGAAGGTCTTCCTATGAAGAATAGGGGACCATCCAACATCCACCTGGACGAAAAAGTCGGCATGACAGAGAATGTGGATGGGTCTTAGGAATCCGGATGTCTTTGGTCCTCGTCTGCTTGTCAACCATGTAAGTATGGTGAAGGTGGCGTTTTCGGTGTCAAGGTCATGAGCGCATGCGGGAAATTTTTTATGTGTATGACCTCCAGATAATCCCAGCTTGGTTAAGTCTACTGCAAGCCCTTGCGTATCGATTCCTAGGAAGCCGAAGACATTTCTTCAAGATATACCCCACATATGGGTGTGTATTATCAAACCTTGGTTTTGAGAGCACATAGTCACCGGAAGATGGTTATTGGTTTCGCCCGTTGGCCACCCTCGATCTATTAGAAAAATTCATCTAACCCTGGATAATGCCTGCTCTTAAGGAGGATGTAGTTCTTTTAACCAAGGACTCCAATGAAAGCCCGAGGCGATCCGAGTGCCCACCCCCCTTTACCCTTTTCTGACATTTAATTGGAGGGCTAGAATCCCGTGACTGCGCGATCATTTGGCGATGCAGTCGAAACCACTTTACGCGTGCAATACCGGTCTTTACGCGCCCACAGTTCGTCCCTCAAACTGGCTCATTTGTGATAGATGCAACAAAGAAAGGATCCAACAAGGTTGACGGGTGTCTTTAGAGTTGTAGCTGTCTGAATTACTCAGCATAGCAGagaatatataagagaaaCCAGTTTCCAAGATGGTTTGGTTTCTGGAGTTTGTGCTCTGTTTATCAGCTGTTCCGACATCATCAGTGTCACCCCCTTGATCGTCGTACTTACAGACGCAGGTACAGATACAAGCATGCTGTCATCTGTCCCACTATTGACCGAATATTTGCAggtttacggagtactccatcaACCCCTGAGACCCTGTCATTTCTCTCACCTCGATTGACTTGCTCAGTGCCCTTGAAGATGTTGACCCAACAGCACAGCAGGAGCAGTCAAAACATGCTTTCCATCAAACGACCATCCCAGAGTCCCGCCGACAGCTCGTCCTCGCGATATCGCATTGGAAAAGCGACAGCGTCCCAGAGAGTGAGGAACCCTGTCCGCGACTCTCCAAGTACTCCATCGCGACGAGTCGAAAGACGCCAAAGAACAGGCACTTCCCCTACCAAGAGGTAAGACTATTCTCCTTTTATCACGGGAGGTTGAAAGCTAACAACCCAGCTCGCCAAGTACTTCAATTGTAACCATCTCCGTCGGCCCCGAGGCTCGCCTCTTCGCCGCCCACGAAGCAACCCTCTGCATATCCCCCTTCTTCGCAGCCGCCTGCTGCCGAGCGCAAGCGCAATCGCCATCACCAGACTCCCCTAACAAGCGCATCAGCATCTCCTTACCCGACGAACAGCCCGAGATCCTATCCTGCATCCTCGAATACCTCTACAAGGGTGACTACACCCCCCGAGCCATCTACAACCGGCACCGCGAGACATGGGAACTGGAGAACACCGGCCCTGACACAAATGGCCAAACCACCAACGCGACTATTTTCCACCATGCAACTGGCTCGGTGATCCTGAGGGATACAGCCGTTTAGTAAGTCTGATTGTCAGTCCGCGAGACAACCCACCATCGGAGGACTAACAGCTGCTCAAACAGCTGCGCCGCGCAAAAGTACGGCCTCGAACCCCTGAAGCGCCTTGCCTTGCGGAAACAAGGCCTCCACTCCGGCATCCAGTGCAGCACCATCCTGAGCAGCGCCCGCTACGCCTACGCCAACACGCCAGACGACGAGTCCAAGCTGCGCGCTCACTATCTGGCCCTGATTATCCGGTGCCGATCAACGTTTAAGCGGAGCGGGACTatgcagatggagatggagaagggtGGGAAGTTATTCTTTGACTTATTTGTCGCGATGTGTAATCATATGGTGTGTATTGTCCTTTCGGACGGCTTTTGTATGAATGGAGCTGACTTTTGTCTTTTGCTTAGGATGATCTCGCCATTGCTAAGTCTTCTCTTGCCTAGTTCGCATTCTGATGTCTGTCGACTTATTATTCCGTTTCAATCCAGACCGGTCGTGGCGCCTTTCCACCATACCCTTCCCTATTTTTTACTTCCTGCAGTAGTGTATAGTAACCTTGTTTCATGTCTCTTCTATCAAAAGCGGGACTTTTCTCTCACTGGATCAATACATTCTAATCCATACATGCAAAGTTTTCGGAGTATGGGGTGTCAAAGCATCGATGCTCTTGTTCATAGTCTCACGTGCAAGTCATATAAGATGATGTAGGCTTCTGTGTAAGCTGCCTTCCGCTGATGTGTGTCAATTACCGAACAATCCGGTTTGACCTACGCGACAGGCTGGAAGTCCAGCCTAGTACATATTACCTCTTCCTTGAGGTAGACATTCTATCGTCGGTATAAAATAAGCTAGTTGAAGATGATAGCCTGCTCTGTCGCATCTGATGGCTATTCATGCTTCATAAAGGATATCATGGAGAATTAGGCTGTGTATAAACAGCTCAGGGCTTTTCTTTGGCGGCTGGCCCTTGGACGTCGTGAGATTCAGATCCTGTTGGGCGGCCTCCAATTTCGTGTCTGACCTGGCTCTGACTCAAGCTCACCTTAAAGTCGTACTCTTGGATGGTAGTGGAGGTCCTAGACGCCAGTTCCTGGAAAGGCGGTACCTCCTTTGCTCAACACAACCATGCCTCGCTCCCGGGCAATGTAACCCTTCATAAGTCCCTAGCAATAGTCAATTAGTCTGCGATCGCTATCTGATAAATAAGAATAGCATACCTTGTATATGAGGTTAGATAGTAGGCATTCAACCTCATCAATGTCTACGCGAGACCTGTCATCCGCATGTGTGCCAATCCTTAGCGCTGCTGCGAACTCAGCAACAGGAACACGAGTTCGGCGGATGGGAGGCTGGCCATCCTTGGATTCTTCGAACCCTCCAGCAATAAAAACCTTCCGGAATAAATTTCGCAGAGCAATATCCCGTCCTCTTTCCAATGGCAGATAGATGCGTCTCTTCACgaattcctcttctccggcgAACATGGCTGTGTCAAATCCAACCAAATCCCCCTTTCGTATGCAATCGCACAAGGGGCGGAATAGTTTTTCCAATCTGGGAAAGGGCGCAAGAAGTTTCTGGGATGGTAGAGTATGGGTTGTCACAAGGTGGCAGGGGACAAGATAGGTGAGGATCAGCCTGCTGACATTAGTGGGGATATAGAGACATGCACTAAGAGTTCACTGACTCTCGATTTTTGAATGCGCCCTTGTGGCACATGTTCCACGCATATGCTAAGTGTTCTTCCGCCTGCGGAAGGTCATCAGAGTAAGGCTCGTATACTAACGGAGATTTGCTCGTGATCTTCTTACCTCCCGGTAGTTCTCATCTAGAAAGTGAATGACACCAACATAGTACTTGAAGGTGACTATGTGGGACTTGGGGAAAGCTTCCAGCTCAGGAAGATCGGCGGATGAAGCGCTCAGAGCGCGAAGGAGGTTCTTGGAGAGTCCGACTGAGTTGAGCTAGGTTTGTCAGACCACGTTCAGAAACGGATTGGGCTTCAATCGTACTTTGAAGTATGTCTTGAACAGAAGATTCGTGGTGTTGTAGATACCCCATTTCCGGGATTCTTCAATTGGTGCCCTTCAATCTTACTCAGTAATTTGCGAAAAGGAGTGTCAAGGGCCAGTACGACTACACACCTGTCGCTCAAACAAAGAGTAAACATCCGATTGATGATCCGGGCAGCCTCCTCGAGCTTCGCGCTCTTCTCAAAATCCGCCGCAACATCATCTTGGAGCTGGTCACCAAAAGCCATGGCTCCTTTAGACGAAATCTCAGTATCTGCTTTAATCGCAAACACCCTCAAGTATTTCCCCACCACATAGAGACAGGGGACCGTCCATGCTTGAAGCCCGAAATTCGTGTAGCCTCTGATGAGAGTATTTGCCACATTTTTCCAAGCATCAAAGACCTTGGCCCAGCTGGCTGACGGGTTGTACTCCTCAAACTTGACGATCTCTCCTACGGCCTTCCAATACGCTGCGAAGATGTCAACCCAGCCGTTCTGCTCTTGCTTTGGGAGCTTCACGCCGTTCGCTTGAAAAAGTGAATAGCGCAGATCTGCCGAAATATGGTCGGAGTCAGAGAAGTTGTAGAATGACAGCAAGCGATCGGGGCTTTGGGAGGTTGCGATGGGAGTAAGAGCTGCTGCCAAACGAGGACCAGACCCATTTTgctggccttccttgaagtcTGTAAAGACAGACGCCATGGCAGACTGTGTGCTGTAACCAGAGTCCTAGATTATCGTGTCGAAGCGTCAGTGCTTTACAATGATAAAAGTATCTTCACCAAACAACCCGAACAATCTATGGAGCTAGGGCTCTGGTGTCATCATCCATATTTCCTGCCTTCTCCATTGACGGTCGCGAACGTGATTGGGGGGAAGGTGGGGAACAACAGCGTGCTGCCGCGGATTCCTGAGGCCCTTATCAGCCGCTGTGGCTGAGCATCCATTTTTGGTATAGCGTCGGAGTCAAGCCCCATCTTCCTGGTCGCTTAGGCGAAGGGCGGCAGCCCTAACTCAACAAGTTTCACAAATCCTCATTTTCGACCAGACCAGCCGGCACACCTATCTCGACAGTCAACCACAACAGAGTCGACAAAAGTGAGCATCACCCTCGTTATCCACCTTTTTGTTGTTTGCATTCGATACTAACCGGATTTCCAGATGGGTGAGTGAATTTTTCCCCTCGATAACTCGCACAATTTCCCCGTCGGATCGATTGCAATGGTTTCCTGCGAACGTCGAACGACAGAAGAACGACACTTGAAATAGGCCCTGGGCGACAATGGCAATGGAGGACACACCGATAACGAGAGAACTGCGCAAGGTGTTTTGAAAATACGGAATGAGACTGTCATTGAAAAAGGAGGTCGAGCTAGATTGCGGTCGCACATTGTCGAAAATTTTCAAGATCCAGATCTGAACACACGCGCCATCGACGATGACGTTCGCACGGGAATCAATGCAACGATCGAAGACGCTTTTCTATTCGAATCGGATATACTTGAACGAACAGTCACTGACGGGTGTGTCTCACAGGGCGTCTCACCGAGTACCAGGTCATCGGGCGTCACCTGCCCACCGAGGCTAACCCCACGCCCAAGCTGTACCGCATGCGCATCTTCGCGCCCAACCCCGTTGTGGCCAAGTCGCGCTTCTGGTACTTCTTGACCCAGCTCCGTAAGGTCAAGAAGGCCAACGGTGAGATCGTCAGCCTCAACGTGGTATGTCTACTATGGGAAAG
The DNA window shown above is from Aspergillus fumigatus Af293 chromosome 1, whole genome shotgun sequence and carries:
- a CDS encoding putative Sin3 complex subunit (Stb2), which codes for MPPAVTSAQAAPPVAIQRDSNPCSHTNGPMEASPLHGHQKLVFTDPVALRYLEEDPATVVLHRRLILEGYEIYIVEQWACSRVHPTFVITTYTGDPSHKVLVGVLSVPTDESSWSPRLKLYFNAVTQCQARTKNTPLGTVMVTDLSSFPSALTVIPVPDGDILRHKEDFIVNENLKRLSCAGRAGLKLQPPSPATVAKFYQLYRTSERVPVYSAVMELVKQCQIALSMFGLLAPEYVDGLLCDVTETAINDWWTEFGIDLYNIEPSDGVLGPTTVAALLGTFMGARNRLHAFGAPVGKDAFDIRSLKRAIESFQKSQKMERTRRLDRQTLDRLHRVTAKAANAEGWTDAVKSTMAELSGHGGEMVMGMVRGREKGGIADIETLELDDFASLVTGERAKWLWRGKPRKSGLGDGFAHDQPAADMMFNRDEQGNYVWTSRKRHSYEDLAGDRSLQGSDRPWRQPDTGAAPDEKDQNLSRMVRRGVSGKVSDARIGFGRFKEAVGLPSLRSQHHKSTKDGAELMGDAAYMPAIESDAEMPVLKTQADAHLTDQESISEPQDQARFHAVKAEQPASTSGPTVSELEPPKITVDSPRDNEKTESARKTSTSQLEEDESDLGRSRTRSTDASVSQDELSRVDLMLLRRPQSFIESSTTDDSERRSNGWPRHLSFSIVEDVVLGWESLGGREALQPKPDATLEQAVALEDTLASDVRIFSSKIEELSHHTVPWVEKQVNSVDELNRKLYESQENINSIYLDQVEKYQQMRERSSELLTEEHNYLVDTMKRVEMMGAKLDYELDILESKVEDVESGLGEFERHVVELETRMKGLIKNEEEKQNNSWLSLLGRFLGLSSR
- the csn12 gene encoding protein csn12 — protein: MASVFTDFKEGQQNGSGPRLAAALTPIATSQSPDRLLSFYNFSDSDHISADLRYSLFQANGVKLPKQEQNGWVDIFAAYWKAVGEIVKFEEYNPSASWAKVFDAWKNVANTLIRGYTNFGLQAWTVPCLYVVGKYLRVFAIKADTEISSKGAMAFGDQLQDDVAADFEKSAKLEEAARIINRMFTLCLSDRAPIEESRKWGIYNTTNLLFKTYFKLNSVGLSKNLLRALSASSADLPELEAFPKSHIVTFKYYVGVIHFLDENYREAEEHLAYAWNMCHKGAFKNRELILTYLVPCHLVTTHTLPSQKLLAPFPRLEKLFRPLCDCIRKGDLVGFDTAMFAGEEEFVKRRIYLPLERGRDIALRNLFRKVFIAGGFEESKDGQPPIRRTRVPVAEFAAALRIGTHADDRSRVDIDEVECLLSNLIYKGLMKGYIARERGMVVLSKGGTAFPGTGV
- a CDS encoding BTB/POZ domain-containing protein, which produces MLTQQHSRSSQNMLSIKRPSQSPADSSSSRYRIGKATASQRVRNPVRDSPSTPSRRVERRQRTGTSPTKSSPSTSIVTISVGPEARLFAAHEATLCISPFFAAACCRAQAQSPSPDSPNKRISISLPDEQPEILSCILEYLYKGDYTPRAIYNRHRETWELENTGPDTNGQTTNATIFHHATGSVILRDTAVYCAAQKYGLEPLKRLALRKQGLHSGIQCSTILSSARYAYANTPDDESKLRAHYLALIIRCRSTFKRSGTMQMEMEKGGKLFFDLFVAMCNHMDDLAIAKSSLA
- a CDS encoding ubiquitin-protein ligase RMD5; protein product: MDLVRKEHERLTKRLKASQNIKNVQDTIDLIQAARDTIASDPGQASMTLAKLQNSVKSSFDAINDNLKEHHSALNKYSKALDKLFKDKPLPSTEHDALSSREHLINRAIAMHLLREGQFSVAATFLSEIAEKKASTRENDMDTDGPDAAKSLLDIDDVPSDEVRKQFATMYHILHEMKENNNLLPAIQWSRENKESLEARGSNLEFELCRLQFVWLFHGGQGPAVAGPQAALEYARREFHVFLPRYLVEIQQLMGAMAFSPNLQESPYRNIFDNPSAWSDVAQSFTREFCSLLGLSADSPLYIAATAGAIALPTLLKLQTIMKAKRTEWTTQNELPVEIPLPPSYLFHSIFVCPVSKEQSTDENPPMMMPCGHVIAEESLKRLCKGTRFKCPYCPNESHPREARKVFL